The proteins below are encoded in one region of Sulfitobacter sp. SK012:
- the cysE gene encoding serine O-acetyltransferase produces MAEPRSNIASMDPLWDQILFEARQAVVDEPLIGGFVHACILHHKSLEKALSYRIAAKLASNEMSMMVVRDVVEQAFSSDPSLISASRADLAAIYERDPACHRLLQPILYFKGYQAIQAYRIAHHLWTKGQSDLAYFFQMRVSEIFGVDIHPAAVIGKGIMIDHAHSVVIGETAVVGDNVSMLHSVTLGGTGKEEEDRHPKIGNGVLIGAGAKVLGNITVGHCSRIAAGSVVLEAVPACKTVAGIPARIVGEAGCDQPSVSMNHMLGPWEQSEN; encoded by the coding sequence ATGGCAGAACCACGTAGCAACATTGCATCCATGGACCCGCTTTGGGACCAGATATTATTTGAGGCACGGCAGGCCGTTGTCGATGAACCCCTTATTGGTGGGTTCGTTCATGCGTGTATCTTGCATCACAAGTCTCTCGAAAAGGCGTTATCCTACCGGATTGCGGCCAAACTCGCGTCCAACGAAATGTCGATGATGGTCGTGCGAGATGTGGTTGAGCAGGCCTTTTCGTCCGATCCTTCGTTGATCAGTGCGTCACGCGCAGATTTGGCTGCGATTTACGAACGCGACCCAGCCTGCCACCGCCTTTTGCAGCCGATCCTCTATTTCAAAGGGTATCAGGCAATTCAGGCCTACCGAATAGCGCACCATCTTTGGACAAAGGGCCAGTCTGATTTGGCCTATTTTTTCCAGATGCGCGTGTCAGAGATTTTTGGCGTCGACATTCATCCAGCCGCCGTCATTGGCAAAGGGATCATGATCGACCATGCCCATTCTGTCGTGATTGGCGAGACCGCAGTTGTGGGCGATAATGTTTCAATGCTGCATTCAGTGACGTTGGGTGGGACGGGCAAAGAAGAAGAGGACCGTCATCCTAAGATTGGCAATGGCGTGTTGATTGGCGCTGGTGCCAAAGTTCTTGGGAACATCACCGTAGGCCATTGCAGTCGTATCGCTGCGGGGTCTGTGGTTCTTGAGGCAGTGCCAGCTTGCAAGACCGTCGCGGGAATACCCGCGCGGATCGTGGGTGAGGCAGGCTGTGATCAGCCGTCGGTATCAATGAACCATATGCTGGGCCCTTGGGAGCAAAGCGAAAACTGA
- a CDS encoding DUF7742 family protein, with amino-acid sequence MRSVGYGDLRAAARVLQAAPLVARQDLAAQLVREAHWADKFGQRLSKPHPEWGGGTLSGAAARFERSADTWISDATYRHCISLVLQALDCRDAFVG; translated from the coding sequence ATGCGTTCGGTTGGTTATGGTGATTTGCGGGCCGCGGCACGTGTTCTGCAAGCTGCGCCGCTTGTTGCGCGCCAAGATCTTGCTGCCCAGTTGGTACGCGAAGCCCATTGGGCCGACAAATTTGGCCAAAGGTTATCAAAACCACATCCAGAATGGGGCGGTGGCACTCTGAGCGGTGCTGCTGCCCGATTTGAGCGATCGGCAGACACATGGATAAGTGATGCAACTTACCGTCACTGTATTTCGCTGGTTTTACAGGCGCTTGACTGCCGTGACGCCTTTGTCGGCTAG
- a CDS encoding NlpC/P60 family protein codes for MTARGVLIATVARKWIGTPYVHQAATKGAGSDCLGLIRGVWREVLGAEPEAVPAYSMDWSEPQGEEHLWAAALRNLKPKQCGPDAPGDVLLFRMRQGAVAKHLGLMGRVDDAPSFIHAYARHGVVESPLSEPWQRRIVACFEFPEEKN; via the coding sequence ATGACCGCGCGGGGGGTATTGATAGCCACAGTCGCGCGCAAGTGGATAGGGACACCCTATGTGCATCAAGCCGCGACAAAAGGTGCAGGCAGTGACTGCCTTGGACTTATCCGCGGTGTTTGGCGTGAAGTCCTAGGCGCGGAGCCTGAGGCGGTTCCAGCATATTCGATGGATTGGTCTGAGCCACAGGGCGAAGAACACCTTTGGGCCGCAGCACTTCGCAACTTGAAGCCCAAGCAATGTGGTCCTGATGCCCCCGGGGACGTCTTGTTGTTTCGGATGCGGCAGGGGGCGGTTGCCAAGCATCTGGGCCTTATGGGCCGCGTTGATGATGCCCCAAGCTTTATTCACGCCTACGCGCGGCATGGGGTGGTTGAGAGCCCGTTAAGTGAGCCGTGGCAGCGGCGCATCGTTGCATGTTTTGAATTTCCTGAGGAGAAGAACTGA
- a CDS encoding DUF2460 domain-containing protein, whose protein sequence is MDFHEIRFPAALSLGAAGGPQRRTDVVTLANGFEERNTPWAHSRRVYDAGVGMQSLDDVQTVIAFFEARFGQMYAFRWKDWSDFKSGVPSAKVSFADQSLGFGDGTQTQYQLSKTYVSGEHSYTRPIKKPVLGTVAVGIEQDEQQEGVDFEVNATTGVLTFFHPPDPATRVLAGFEFDVPVRFDSDRILTSVASFHAGQVPDVPIIEVRV, encoded by the coding sequence ATGGATTTTCACGAGATACGGTTTCCCGCAGCCCTTAGCTTAGGGGCCGCCGGTGGCCCACAACGACGCACAGATGTCGTCACGCTTGCGAATGGTTTCGAAGAACGCAACACGCCCTGGGCGCATTCCCGGCGGGTGTATGACGCAGGTGTTGGCATGCAGTCATTGGATGATGTGCAGACAGTCATAGCGTTCTTTGAGGCTCGATTTGGGCAGATGTACGCATTTCGCTGGAAAGATTGGTCTGACTTCAAATCAGGTGTCCCTTCCGCAAAGGTGAGTTTTGCGGACCAAAGCCTTGGCTTTGGTGATGGTACGCAGACGCAGTACCAGCTGAGCAAAACCTATGTGTCTGGCGAGCACAGTTATACTCGACCGATCAAAAAGCCCGTTCTCGGGACGGTTGCTGTCGGGATAGAGCAAGATGAGCAGCAAGAGGGGGTCGACTTCGAGGTCAATGCGACCACAGGGGTTCTGACTTTTTTCCACCCGCCGGACCCTGCCACACGCGTTCTTGCAGGATTTGAATTTGATGTGCCCGTGCGCTTTGATAGTGATCGCATCCTGACCAGTGTCGCGAGCTTTCACGCGGGCCAGGTGCCGGATGTGCCGATCATTGAGGTGCGCGTCTGA
- a CDS encoding phage tail tape measure protein, protein MAEDDRFDALEGNAEGLNETLATTSVLVSGFDSELRRMRTSLAATGKDVGTLEKGLSKGLRRAFDGVVFDGMKMSDALRNVAESLSSTVYNAAMKPIANHMGGLLSQGVSGLVQGILPFANGAPFSQGKVMPFAQGGVVSSATHFGMRGGLGVMGEAGPEAIMPLARGPDGKLGVRGEGGSAPATVVMNITTPDVQGFQRSQAQIASQMSRALSAGNRNR, encoded by the coding sequence ATGGCAGAAGATGACCGCTTTGACGCGTTGGAGGGCAACGCGGAGGGCCTGAATGAGACCTTGGCCACAACAAGTGTATTGGTTTCAGGATTTGACAGTGAGCTTCGCCGGATGCGGACGTCACTCGCGGCTACTGGCAAAGATGTTGGTACGTTGGAAAAGGGCCTCAGTAAAGGACTGCGGCGCGCTTTTGATGGCGTCGTTTTTGACGGGATGAAGATGTCTGATGCGTTGAGAAACGTAGCGGAGTCGCTTTCATCAACCGTCTATAACGCTGCGATGAAGCCGATCGCCAATCACATGGGTGGGTTGCTTAGCCAAGGAGTATCGGGGCTCGTGCAGGGAATTCTGCCCTTTGCCAATGGTGCGCCGTTCTCGCAGGGCAAAGTGATGCCATTTGCGCAAGGCGGCGTGGTCAGTAGCGCCACACATTTCGGCATGCGCGGCGGGCTTGGTGTGATGGGCGAAGCGGGACCCGAAGCGATCATGCCGTTAGCCCGAGGACCAGATGGCAAATTAGGTGTGCGCGGTGAGGGTGGGTCGGCACCGGCGACGGTAGTCATGAACATCACAACGCCGGATGTGCAGGGGTTTCAACGCTCACAAGCGCAAATTGCTTCTCAAATGAGTCGTGCGTTGAGCGCCGGCAACCGCAACCGCTAA
- a CDS encoding rcc01693 family protein: protein MSSFDWPILMRAGLRGLGISPSDFWALTPAELQMMLGDAKANAPLLSEGLDALMAAYPDQKMELDDGRR, encoded by the coding sequence GTGAGCAGCTTTGATTGGCCGATACTCATGCGCGCAGGGTTGCGTGGGCTGGGAATTAGCCCGAGCGATTTTTGGGCGCTAACCCCCGCGGAACTGCAGATGATGCTGGGGGATGCAAAGGCAAATGCGCCGCTGTTGAGCGAAGGGCTGGACGCGCTAATGGCGGCGTATCCAGATCAAAAAATGGAGTTGGATGATGGCAGAAGATGA
- a CDS encoding gene transfer agent family protein, protein MANPWRGEVALVVDGVRYSAKLTLGALVELEAALDEPSLVALVERFEGNRFSSRDVLALLGAGLRGGGAEVSERALARADIEGGPMEAARIAAELLARAFVVPE, encoded by the coding sequence ATGGCCAATCCGTGGAGGGGAGAAGTCGCGCTGGTCGTGGATGGCGTGCGTTATAGCGCCAAGCTGACACTGGGTGCGTTGGTGGAGCTGGAAGCGGCGCTCGATGAGCCTTCGTTGGTGGCGCTGGTTGAGCGCTTTGAGGGGAACCGGTTCAGCAGCCGCGATGTGCTGGCGCTGCTTGGCGCAGGTTTGCGTGGAGGTGGTGCCGAAGTCAGCGAGCGCGCGCTGGCGCGGGCAGACATTGAGGGCGGCCCGATGGAGGCGGCCCGAATAGCCGCAGAACTGCTCGCACGGGCGTTCGTGGTACCGGAGTGA
- a CDS encoding phage major tail protein, TP901-1 family, whose translation MAVQAGKDLLVKVDMTSGGQFETIAGLRATRVSFNAETVDVTSLDSSGGWRELLAGAGVRSASISGSGVFRDEGTDERARQLFFDGLTPDFQIIVPDFGIVEGPFQVTGLEYSGQLNGEATYELSLQSAGQLEFTADPDPVI comes from the coding sequence ATGGCTGTTCAGGCAGGTAAGGACCTTTTGGTCAAAGTGGATATGACAAGTGGTGGTCAGTTTGAGACCATCGCAGGACTGCGCGCAACGCGGGTGAGTTTCAACGCGGAGACAGTGGATGTCACATCACTCGATAGCAGTGGCGGGTGGCGCGAGTTGCTGGCAGGTGCCGGCGTGAGGTCTGCGTCAATCAGCGGATCGGGCGTTTTTCGCGATGAAGGAACGGATGAACGCGCGCGGCAACTGTTCTTTGACGGGCTCACGCCAGATTTTCAGATCATCGTGCCGGATTTTGGCATCGTCGAGGGGCCCTTTCAGGTCACGGGACTTGAATACTCTGGTCAGTTAAATGGTGAGGCGACTTACGAATTGAGCCTCCAATCGGCGGGTCAGCTTGAGTTCACAGCAGATCCTGATCCGGTGATCTGA
- a CDS encoding DUF3168 domain-containing protein, whose protein sequence is MSYAMASALQTAVFGALASDVALAGLVGTAIYDAVPSGALPEIYVRLGSETVTDASDATGAGAVHRFTVSVITANPGFASAKLAAAAVSDVLHNADLALNRGRLVSLRFDRATASRIDTASARQIDLRFRARVQDD, encoded by the coding sequence ATGAGCTATGCAATGGCGAGCGCGCTGCAAACGGCGGTGTTTGGGGCCTTAGCGAGCGATGTAGCGCTGGCCGGGTTGGTCGGCACAGCGATTTACGATGCGGTTCCTAGCGGTGCGTTGCCGGAGATTTATGTCCGTCTTGGCAGCGAAACAGTGACGGATGCGTCTGATGCCACGGGAGCGGGTGCAGTGCACCGCTTTACCGTGTCTGTCATCACCGCCAACCCTGGTTTTGCCAGCGCCAAGCTGGCGGCGGCGGCGGTCAGTGATGTTCTCCACAATGCGGACTTGGCGCTGAACCGGGGGCGGCTGGTGTCGCTTAGGTTTGATCGGGCGACCGCATCGCGCATCGACACAGCCAGCGCGAGGCAAATTGATCTGCGGTTCCGGGCACGGGTGCAAGACGACTAA
- a CDS encoding phage head closure protein, translating to MSSPRLNRKLVLEAPERVSDGAGGFSEAWVPLGILWADIATRTGRETAQSGAPVSRVGYKIVVRGTPYGAPDRPLPQQRFRDGARLFTIQAVADRDPEGRYLTCFAEEEVVV from the coding sequence ATGAGCAGTCCGCGATTGAACCGAAAGCTGGTGCTTGAAGCCCCTGAACGGGTCAGCGACGGGGCCGGTGGATTTAGCGAAGCCTGGGTCCCGTTGGGGATCTTGTGGGCAGATATCGCCACCCGAACAGGCCGTGAGACAGCACAATCAGGCGCTCCCGTAAGTCGGGTTGGGTACAAGATTGTGGTGCGCGGTACACCTTATGGTGCGCCAGATCGTCCTCTGCCGCAGCAGCGTTTTCGCGATGGTGCGCGGTTGTTCACCATACAAGCAGTGGCCGATCGCGATCCTGAGGGGCGCTATTTGACCTGCTTTGCCGAAGAGGAGGTGGTCGTATGA
- a CDS encoding head-tail connector protein, whose protein sequence is MLIEETSVPDEALPVEAFKSHLRLGSGFGQDDVQNEVLRSFLRAAMASIEARTNKALIARNFTWTVTKWANPAAQALPVAPVNAIIRMSVVARDGSQTELNPEAYWLDRDGHNPRLRPIAGCLPEPPSNGEVSVVFVAGFGPAWNDLPSDMQQAVLMLAAHYYEYRHDTALSHGCMPFGVTSLIERFRAMRLGRSGSVQ, encoded by the coding sequence ATGTTGATCGAAGAGACAAGCGTGCCTGATGAGGCCTTGCCAGTGGAGGCGTTCAAATCGCATCTGCGTCTGGGCAGCGGCTTTGGTCAGGATGACGTACAGAATGAAGTTTTGCGCAGCTTCCTTCGTGCCGCGATGGCTTCCATTGAGGCGCGGACAAACAAGGCACTGATCGCGCGGAATTTTACCTGGACCGTGACCAAATGGGCCAACCCGGCAGCTCAAGCGTTGCCCGTGGCACCGGTGAATGCAATCATACGCATGTCTGTGGTTGCGCGGGACGGTAGCCAAACGGAGTTGAATCCTGAGGCTTATTGGCTTGATCGCGATGGGCATAATCCGAGATTGCGCCCAATAGCTGGCTGCCTTCCAGAACCTCCCTCAAATGGAGAGGTATCGGTGGTATTTGTCGCAGGCTTTGGTCCAGCTTGGAATGATTTGCCGAGCGACATGCAGCAAGCCGTTCTGATGCTTGCCGCGCACTATTACGAATACCGACATGATACCGCGTTGAGCCATGGATGTATGCCATTTGGCGTGACCAGCTTGATTGAGCGTTTTCGCGCCATGCGATTGGGACGGTCGGGGTCGGTGCAATGA
- a CDS encoding phage major capsid protein produces MSRTETKGLGSDMSPAEEVRRAVTGFVSEFKGFQAEITTKLQQTEERMTMLDRKSMTSARTPLAGAMDTGAPHQKAFNAYVRSGDDDGLRGLDLEGKSLSTAVNSDGGYLVDPQTSDRVKSVLNATASIRAIASVVHVEATSYDVLVDHGDVGAGWATEASNIGETDTPQIDRITVQLHELSALPKASQRLLDDAAFDIEGWLAGRIADKFSRAEAASFINGDGIDKPHGFLSHTSVDNDVWVWGNLGYVPTGVAGEVTPDSIVDLVYSLGAQYRANATFVMNSKTAGVVRKLKDMDGRFLWSDGLAQGEPARLMGYPVLVAEDMPDAGTDTMSIAFGDFAAGYTVAERPDLRILRDPFSAKPHVLFYATKRVGGDVSDFAAIKLLKFGTA; encoded by the coding sequence ATGAGCAGAACCGAGACCAAAGGGCTGGGCAGTGACATGTCCCCAGCAGAGGAAGTGCGACGTGCCGTCACCGGGTTCGTCAGCGAATTCAAAGGCTTTCAGGCTGAAATCACAACTAAACTGCAACAAACAGAAGAGCGAATGACCATGTTGGACCGTAAATCGATGACCTCTGCGCGCACTCCTTTGGCGGGTGCAATGGATACAGGCGCACCGCATCAGAAAGCCTTTAACGCCTATGTGCGTTCTGGCGATGACGACGGCCTGCGCGGGCTGGACTTGGAAGGCAAATCGCTTTCCACGGCTGTGAATTCGGATGGGGGATATTTGGTTGATCCGCAAACCTCGGACCGTGTGAAATCTGTGCTGAATGCCACCGCATCGATCCGCGCAATTGCATCTGTCGTTCATGTTGAAGCGACGTCCTATGACGTGCTTGTGGATCACGGGGATGTCGGTGCGGGTTGGGCCACTGAGGCGTCCAACATCGGCGAGACGGACACCCCGCAGATCGACCGGATCACCGTGCAGCTACACGAGTTGAGCGCACTGCCCAAGGCGTCTCAGCGTCTGCTGGATGATGCCGCGTTTGACATCGAAGGCTGGCTGGCGGGCCGGATTGCAGACAAGTTCAGCCGCGCGGAGGCCGCGTCGTTCATCAATGGTGACGGTATCGACAAGCCGCACGGTTTCTTGTCGCATACATCTGTGGATAACGATGTGTGGGTCTGGGGCAACCTAGGCTATGTGCCGACGGGCGTAGCCGGCGAAGTGACACCGGATTCAATTGTTGATTTGGTCTATTCATTGGGGGCGCAGTACCGCGCGAATGCGACGTTTGTGATGAACTCCAAGACGGCGGGTGTTGTGCGCAAACTCAAGGATATGGATGGTCGCTTCTTGTGGTCTGACGGTTTGGCCCAAGGGGAGCCTGCACGTCTGATGGGCTATCCGGTGCTGGTTGCCGAAGACATGCCGGATGCGGGTACTGACACAATGTCGATCGCATTTGGTGATTTCGCCGCGGGTTATACCGTAGCTGAGCGTCCTGATCTGCGGATCCTGCGCGATCCCTTTAGCGCAAAGCCGCATGTGCTGTTTTATGCCACCAAACGCGTGGGGGGTGATGTCAGTGATTTTGCCGCGATCAAGTTGCTGAAATTCGGCACTGCCTAA
- a CDS encoding HK97 family phage prohead protease, whose amino-acid sequence MSATMQAGTQGLEHKFSRFGTTVKVDGGTEISGYASLFGDVDQGGDVVEAGAYGASLAGLAAAGRSVKMLWQHDPAQPIGVWQELREDAKGLWVKGRILDTVARGREAAALIEAGAIDGLSIGYRTVKAGKNTKGQRLLHELELWEVSLVTFPMLPSARVGSKGDELHLGDALRDMAAAFDEARAELGR is encoded by the coding sequence ATGTCAGCCACAATGCAAGCAGGCACGCAGGGACTTGAGCATAAGTTTTCTCGTTTTGGCACGACGGTCAAGGTCGATGGTGGCACCGAAATCAGCGGTTACGCAAGCCTGTTTGGCGATGTGGATCAGGGTGGTGACGTGGTTGAGGCCGGCGCTTACGGCGCATCGCTTGCGGGGCTCGCGGCTGCCGGACGCAGCGTCAAGATGTTGTGGCAGCATGATCCTGCACAGCCCATTGGAGTCTGGCAAGAGTTGCGCGAGGACGCCAAGGGGCTTTGGGTCAAGGGGCGCATCCTAGATACCGTCGCGCGAGGTCGCGAGGCTGCGGCGTTGATCGAAGCGGGAGCGATCGACGGGCTTAGCATCGGGTACCGTACCGTGAAGGCGGGCAAGAACACCAAGGGCCAGCGGCTCTTGCACGAACTGGAGCTTTGGGAGGTGTCGCTTGTGACTTTCCCGATGCTGCCCAGTGCGCGGGTTGGATCCAAGGGTGACGAACTGCACCTAGGGGACGCCTTGCGTGACATGGCGGCGGCCTTTGATGAGGCCCGCGCTGAGTTGGGGCGCTGA
- a CDS encoding GTA head formation protein, RCAP_rcc01685 family: MSEGAKYERFECAPGLRLQAHERVSEIHHANLMRRLDRVEMMMERVEKRLWLAVYGVVAVILAQGAQSFMAVTP; this comes from the coding sequence ATGAGTGAGGGCGCGAAATATGAGCGGTTTGAATGTGCGCCGGGATTGCGGTTGCAGGCCCATGAACGGGTCAGTGAAATCCACCATGCCAATCTTATGCGCAGGCTCGACCGCGTTGAAATGATGATGGAGCGGGTGGAGAAACGCCTGTGGCTGGCGGTCTACGGCGTCGTCGCAGTGATCTTGGCGCAAGGGGCGCAATCGTTCATGGCCGTCACCCCGTAA
- a CDS encoding phage portal protein, whose product MVFDFLRRGAATEVPQAKASATGPVVAYQTSGRVAWSPRDTASLTRTGFAGNPIGFRSVKLIAEAAAALPLVLQDADRRYDHHPLLALVARPNGAQGRAELLEALYAQLLLTGNGYVEAVGGDDGMPVELHVLRSDRMSVVPGADGWPVAYEYAVGGRKHRFDATSDVSPICHIRNFHPQDDHYGFSPMQACAMSLDVHNSASQWSKALLDNAARPSGAIVYKGAEGQGSLSTDQYERLVSEMESHHQGARNAGRPMLLEGGLDWKPMGFSPSDMEFQKTKESAAREIALAFGVPPMLIGIQGDATYANYQEAHRAFYRLTVLPLATRVAAGLAHWLSAFSGDAVELKPDLDQVSALSAERDAQWARVAQADFLTDVEKRSLLGLPAVAADE is encoded by the coding sequence ATGGTGTTTGATTTTCTGCGGCGTGGGGCGGCGACTGAGGTACCTCAGGCCAAGGCATCGGCAACTGGGCCAGTCGTCGCCTATCAGACTTCGGGCCGTGTGGCTTGGAGCCCGCGTGACACGGCGTCATTGACGCGCACAGGTTTTGCCGGCAACCCAATCGGGTTTCGGTCAGTCAAATTGATCGCGGAAGCTGCGGCTGCTCTGCCGTTGGTATTGCAGGACGCGGATCGTCGGTATGATCATCACCCGCTGCTGGCATTGGTTGCGCGCCCCAATGGTGCGCAGGGCCGAGCCGAGCTGTTGGAGGCGCTTTATGCGCAGCTTTTGTTGACGGGCAACGGCTATGTTGAGGCGGTGGGCGGCGATGACGGTATGCCGGTGGAGTTGCATGTCTTGCGCTCTGATCGGATGTCGGTGGTGCCAGGTGCGGATGGCTGGCCGGTGGCGTATGAATACGCGGTTGGCGGGCGCAAGCATCGCTTTGATGCCACGTCAGATGTTTCGCCAATCTGCCATATCCGCAATTTTCATCCGCAGGACGACCATTATGGTTTCAGTCCTATGCAGGCCTGCGCGATGTCGCTGGATGTGCATAATTCCGCCAGCCAATGGTCAAAGGCGCTGCTGGACAATGCGGCACGGCCATCAGGAGCGATTGTCTATAAAGGTGCTGAGGGGCAGGGTAGTCTGAGCACCGATCAGTATGAGCGTCTGGTCAGTGAGATGGAGAGCCATCATCAAGGTGCGCGCAATGCGGGTCGGCCGATGCTGCTGGAAGGGGGTCTTGATTGGAAACCGATGGGATTCTCGCCCAGCGACATGGAGTTCCAAAAAACCAAGGAATCCGCTGCGCGTGAGATTGCGTTGGCCTTTGGGGTCCCGCCGATGCTGATCGGTATTCAAGGCGACGCGACTTACGCGAATTACCAAGAAGCACACCGGGCGTTTTACCGTCTGACTGTACTGCCATTGGCGACGCGTGTGGCGGCGGGGCTGGCGCATTGGTTGTCTGCCTTCAGTGGCGATGCGGTCGAGCTGAAGCCCGACCTGGATCAGGTGTCGGCCCTATCTGCGGAACGCGATGCGCAATGGGCGCGGGTGGCTCAGGCGGATTTCCTAACCGACGTTGAAAAGCGCAGCCTGTTGGGGCTGCCAGCGGTGGCGGCGGATGAGTGA
- a CDS encoding terminase large subunit domain-containing protein, protein MPLICAKPGLTSGASWISSAPPEDQAAFLNDLDEGELRALPFLFEFWSMPHQLPPQGDWRSWVIMGGRGAGKTRAGAEWVRSMVEGAKPLDAGRCRRVALVGETIEQVREVMIFGDSGILACSPGDRRPDWEATRKRLVWPNGAIATVHSAHDPEGLRGPQFDAAWVDEIAKWKKSQETWDMLQFALRLGEHPQVCVTTTPRNVGVLKELLKSPSTVTTHAPTEANAANLATSFLDEVRARYRGTRLGRQELDGVLLADAEGALWTSEMLEGCRIRDLPDSDRIVVAVDPATTSGKRSDECGIVVAGAQTRGAPQDWKAFVLADCTVQGASPSEWARAAISAMELYGADRLVAEVNQGGQMVQEVIRQIDPLVPYKGVHASRGKVARAEPVAALYEQGRVRHVSDLHTLEDQMTRMTARGYEGGGSPDRVDALVWALHELMIEPAAKWRQPGVRSL, encoded by the coding sequence ATGCCCTTGATCTGTGCAAAGCCCGGGCTGACATCGGGCGCAAGTTGGATAAGCTCCGCGCCACCTGAGGATCAGGCCGCATTTCTGAACGATCTCGATGAGGGAGAGCTTCGCGCTCTCCCTTTTTTGTTTGAGTTCTGGTCGATGCCGCACCAGCTGCCCCCACAAGGCGATTGGCGGTCTTGGGTTATCATGGGGGGACGCGGGGCCGGAAAGACCCGTGCGGGGGCAGAATGGGTGCGCAGCATGGTCGAGGGGGCCAAGCCGCTTGATGCAGGCCGGTGCCGCCGTGTGGCGCTGGTGGGCGAGACCATTGAGCAAGTTCGCGAGGTCATGATTTTTGGGGATAGCGGGATTTTGGCCTGTTCGCCGGGTGACCGCCGTCCTGATTGGGAGGCAACAAGAAAGCGCCTGGTTTGGCCTAACGGTGCGATTGCCACGGTGCATTCGGCGCATGACCCCGAAGGGCTGCGCGGGCCGCAGTTTGACGCGGCCTGGGTCGATGAAATCGCCAAGTGGAAGAAATCGCAGGAAACGTGGGATATGCTGCAGTTTGCTTTGCGGTTGGGCGAGCATCCGCAGGTTTGTGTGACGACGACTCCGCGCAATGTGGGTGTGTTAAAGGAATTGCTGAAGTCGCCTTCAACGGTCACGACACATGCGCCAACGGAGGCGAATGCGGCCAATCTGGCAACGTCATTTTTGGATGAAGTGAGAGCGCGCTACCGGGGAACGCGGCTTGGGCGGCAAGAATTGGATGGGGTTTTGTTGGCGGATGCGGAAGGCGCGCTTTGGACCAGTGAAATGCTGGAAGGGTGCCGAATTCGCGATCTGCCTGACTCAGACCGCATCGTGGTGGCGGTTGACCCGGCCACGACCAGCGGCAAGCGGTCGGATGAATGCGGGATTGTAGTGGCCGGTGCCCAAACGCGCGGTGCGCCGCAAGATTGGAAAGCGTTTGTGCTGGCCGATTGCACGGTTCAGGGGGCAAGCCCGTCGGAATGGGCGCGGGCGGCGATTTCCGCGATGGAACTGTATGGTGCTGATCGGTTGGTGGCAGAGGTGAACCAAGGGGGGCAGATGGTGCAGGAGGTGATCCGGCAAATCGATCCACTGGTGCCTTACAAAGGCGTTCATGCATCACGGGGCAAGGTGGCGCGGGCGGAACCTGTGGCGGCGCTTTATGAGCAAGGGCGGGTGCGGCACGTGAGCGATCTACATACGCTGGAGGATCAGATGACGCGCATGACCGCGCGCGGCTATGAGGGCGGGGGCAGTCCTGACCGCGTGGATGCCTTGGTCTGGGCATTGCATGAGTTGATGATTGAACCGGCGGCCAAGTGGCGACAGCCGGGGGTGAGGTCTTTGTAG